A genomic window from Archocentrus centrarchus isolate MPI-CPG fArcCen1 chromosome 2, fArcCen1, whole genome shotgun sequence includes:
- the LOC115793040 gene encoding inosine-uridine preferring nucleoside hydrolase-like, which translates to MKKKVIIDLDTGVDDAMTIMVALADPNVEILAITCCHGNTPLENVLKNTLRVLKVCNRLDIPVYRGCSKPLLARKQHAGDYHGKDGLGDVPDPDAPGLELLQKEKAVLAMIKLVKENPGEVILVATAPLTNLAVAVQLDPSFPKKLKGLYIMGGNMESRGNTTVCGEFNFVADPEAAYVVLDHYTCPTYIATWEFTCRNSLPWSFCDTWFAENTPKAEFMRTISCLSRKKAQSADYQKETTTGNGFNSCDVYAMAAAIDDTFITEHEEVVVTVELEGTYTRGMMVLDYIQKLKKAHKAIIMTKVDLEKLKQMLINALK; encoded by the exons atgaagaagaaggtCATCATTGATCTGGACACTGGGGTGGATGATGCTATGACCATCATGGTGGCCCTTGCTGACCCTAATGTGGAGATTTTGGCGATCACCTGCTGCCATGGCAACACACCCCTGGAGAACGTCCTCAAGAACACACTGCGTGTCCTCAAAGTCTGCAACAGACTGGAC ATTCCAGTGTATCGTGGGTGCTCAAAGCCTCTGCTGGCCCGTAAACAACATGCAGGAGATTACCACGGGAAAGATGGGCTTGGGGATGTTCCAGATCCAGATGCTCCAGGcctggagctgctgcagaagGAGAAAGCTGTGCTGGCCATGATCAAGCTTGTGAAAGAGAATCCTGGAGAG GTGATACTTGTGGCCACCGCCCCCCTCACTAACCTGGCTGTCGCTGTGCAACTGGACCCTTCGTTTCCTAAAAAGCTGAAGGGGCTCTACATCATGGGAGGAAACATGGAAT CCAGGGGAAACACCACAGTGTGTGGAGAGTTTAACTTTGTGGCTGACCCGGAGGCGGCTTACGTCGTGTTGGACCACTACACCTGCCCCACCTACATCGCCACCTGGGAGTTCACCTGCAGGAACAGCCTGCCGTGG TCTTTCTGTGACACCTGGTTTGCTGAAAATACTCCGAAAGCAGAGTTCATGAGAACGATTTCATGTCTTTCAAGGAAG AAAGCTCAATCAGCTGACTATCAGAAGGAGACTACCACAGGAAATGGTTTCAATTCCTGTGACGTGTACGCCATGGCTGCTGCCATCGATGATACATTCATAACTGAGCATGAAGAG GTTGTGGTGACAGTGGAGTTGGAGGGGACCTACACCCGAGGGATGATGGTCCTGGACTACATTCAGAAGCTGAAGAAAGCCCATAAGGCCATCATCATGACGAAAGTTGACTTGGAGAAGTTAAAGCAAATGTTGATCAATGCACTCAAATAG
- the LOC115792987 gene encoding gap junction alpha-3 protein-like has product MMSQKLGFLSSVLCKWHAQATLIGKSVLPVLLLIRLVILGAAVHTVWSDDEETFKSYALQPGCQTACFDACTPLSLPRLWTIQLVLVLAPGLVFLCYLIHLTNQETQVQKGNGEVKGHTLTVYLACTVFVILVEVGCNVVQWLLYGFQLSTKFTCVRNPCLHTADCFVPHAREKTILLHIMLTTSSLSILLNAVEAVCAKLRRPDGGKTLRSASVVEESILSRLLALWHSHAGFLGKTVLPVLQLVRLVLVGAAVQPVWSNDLRDFVCNTKQSACKIAAYNVVFPFTLNQYWTLQVALVLAPGLIYFSYLVHLLMTEKQSGTGTVAKGQNLRGYLGLLSAVALLEVGFAVGQPLIFGLSLPASVYVGVHPCLSMVDCHVSQSMEKSVFMFIMLVLACVSGLLTLVEMCTVLKTERPQMKHQDNMNRESCYEEKEAGTEKDDACMKLNI; this is encoded by the exons ATGATGAGCCAGAAGCTGGGATTCCTGAGCAGCGTGCTGTGTAAATGGCACGCACAGGCGACTCTCATTG GTAAATCTGTGCTGCCCGTGTTGCTGCTCATCAGACTTGTGATACTGGGTGCTGCAGTGCACACAGTTTGGTCGGACGACGAAGAGACTTTTAAGAGTTACGCCTTGCAGCCAGGCTGTCAGACGGCCTGTTTTGATGCATGCACACCTCTGTCTTTACCTCGTTTGTGGACAATACAG ctGGTTCTTGTTTTGGCTCCCGGTCTCGTCTTCCTCTGCTACCTGATCCACCTCACCAACCAGGAAACCCAG GTGCAGAAGGGGAAtggtgaggtcaaaggtcacactcTGACCGTGTACCTGGCCTGCACGGTGTTTGTAATCTTAGTAGAG GTCGGATGTAACGTGGTTCAGTGGCTCCTCTATGGTTTCCAGTTATCTACTAAATTTACATGTGTGAGAAATCCATGTCTTCACACTGCAGATTGTTTCGTTCCCCATGCGAGGGAGAAGACAATACTCCTTCATATCATGCTCACGACCTCCAGCCTGTCCATCCTTCTGAATGCAGTCGAGGCCGTTTGCGCCAAGCTGAGGCGGCCGGACGGTGGAAAGACCCTGCGGTCCGCTTCAGTGGTTGAGGAGAGCATCTTGAGCCGACTGCTGGCCCTGTGGCACTCCCACGCTGGATTCTTGG GTAAAACAGTCCTCCCAGTGTTGCAGCTGGTCCGACTCGTTCTTGTCGGCGCAGCGGTGCAGCCAGTGTGGAGCAACGATTTAAGAGACTTTGTTTGTAACACCAAGCAGTCGGCCTGCAAAATCGCTGCCTATAATGTTGTCTTCCCCTTCACTTTGAATCAGTACTGGACGCTGCAG GTGGCCCTCGTTttggctcctggtctgatttaTTTCTCCTACTTGGTCCACCTCCTGATGACAGAAAAACAG AGTGGAACAGGAACTGTGGCTAAAGGTCAGAACCTGCGGGGATATTTGGGCCTCTTGTCAGCTGTGGCCCTGCTGGAG GTGGGATTTGCAGTGGGGCAGCCTTTGATTTTTGGCCTCTCCCTGCCTGCATCTGTCTATGTGGGTGTCCATCCGTGTCTCAGCATGGTTGATTGTCACGTGTCCCAATCGATGGAGAAATCAGTGTTCATGTTCATCATGTTAGTTTTGGCCTGTGTGTCAGGACTGCTGACCCTGGTGGAGATG